The Drosophila sulfurigaster albostrigata strain 15112-1811.04 chromosome 3, ASM2355843v2, whole genome shotgun sequence genomic sequence TAATaaagttataaattaaaaatctaaaactaATGATAATATTTGAGCATAGAAAGTAATTATGACAAATGCATTAAAAGCAAATGggaattttaagaattttacatAAGGCTGTATAAATTCCCTAAAACTCTCTGGTATTAAATTGGAGGAAATGACAcatgaaaaggaaaaaataaaaagtggcAAACAGCTATGAAGTGTGGAGGGTTGGAAGTACTTGGGAAAAGTACTGGGGAAGACCCTAATACGTTTAAAGGCTTTGCGACAGCTTAGGCCATGGCAACGACAAATGCATGACGAATGCAAAGGATGCTGTTGCAGTCGCTGGCACTTTGAGGTTGTCAGTGCAGAGGCGACAGACAGATTGCCACATGTTGCATGCAGTATATTGCAGCTTATTAGATGTGAAGTCGCTGTGTCAAAGCTCAAGGAGTCAAGCAGTCAAGTAGTCATAGGAGTCACCGAAGTGAAGGCAAACAGAAGGACTGCGATATTGGGACTTCtgtctgttattttttttacgcAAATAGCTTAAGGGGGAGGTGGACAGTCGTAATGTGTTTAGACAGGTCAGGATGTGGCCAGGATATGGACATCCGGCTAACCCAGTGACCTCAAAGgataaaaaaaaggtttttgtaCTTACTGTGCGGCGGCGTCAGCGTCAACGCCGAGGACATGCCGGGAAAGGGCAGCGGCGACGGCGGATGCGGTTGCCCATCCGGTGGATTGAAGTGTCCGGGCAAGCTCATTGGCGATGTGGGCGCGAATTCCTTGCAAAAGTCCTTGCCAAAATCTTTGCCGAACTCCTTGCCGAAGTCTTTGCCAAACTCCTTGCCGAACTCCTTACTCAACCGATTCATGCTCTCCTCCAGCCGCTCATGCGGCGCCTGACCCGGACATCCGGACCCAGGTCCGCCCAGCGGCACCCCGTTGTGTCCCCCGAAAGGTGGGAGTCCCATGGGACCGAGCAGGTTGCTTGCGAAAGCATTGTGCTCCCGCTGCATGGCCTGCTCTCGCGTCTCGCGAGGATCACGCGGCTCACGCTGATGCATCGCCGCCGCAGCGGCAGCCGCAGCCAGCGACATCTCCATCTGATGCTCCATGTGATGGAACGGATGCTCGCCGGcgccagcagctgccacagcagcagcggctgcggcATGCATTTGCGCCTCTAGCGCCTCCATGTGGCAGGGTGGACTGTCGGGCAGGCCGGGTGGGCGCAGACCAGGTGGGGGAAACGACAGCAGTCCGTTGCCGGGTGTGCAGGAGTTGGGCGTATGGCTGGGCGTCGATGTGGCATTTGGCTTGGCGTTCAGCTGTCTGATGTCCTTGAGGGACAACATGATGCGTTGATTGTTGTCCTGCAGCTtactgctattgttgttgttattgttattgttactctCCCCGTCCGAGGAGTGGGAGTTGCTGGTGTCCTTGTCCTTTTTGGTGGTGCACAGATCCTCGGGACCATCGCTGGGACACGGGGACATGGCTGCTGCATTTGCAGCGGCGACGGCCGCCTGTCGACGCAGCTCGTTGGTCGTGTGTATAAGCTCTTCGATGTCCTGTTCGTCCTCGTCTTCGTCCTGTTCGGGACCTTCATCGTCAACTAGATCGTGCACATGCTCATGATCGTGATCGTGTTCATGATCATCGTGCTCCTGATCCTGTTCCTGTTCAGGATCGAGCTCGTGATCGTGCGCTTGATCCTCATCGTCCTCTTCATCTATCTCCTGTTCGGTCTGTTGATTGCTGTTCCCCGTCTTATCCTGTTGCCGATCTCCACGCTCGACATCCTCCAACTCCGTTTCATGCTCTGCCTCAGGCTCATtactttgctgttgttgttgctgttgggacTGCGGCGGTTCGTCCTCTTCTCCCATGGGACTATCCTCCCCATCACGCTGTTTATCACTCGGTTCCTGATCGTCCCGCAACTCATGCTTGATCACAGCCTGAATTGTGTCTACCGCTGGCAGCGATGTCTCCGATGTCTTGTTCAGCGCAAAGTCATGAGGCACATCACCTGACCTGCGTCTGGGACGCGCCTGTTTGCGACGTGGCATCGGCGAACTGCCGCCCAACTCCTGATCACTCTCCAGCTCCCGTTCCGACTCCTGCTCCCGCTTGCGGCGCAAGCTGAGCGCTGCCATCGCACTGGCCGGATTACCAAAGAGTCGAGAAGGCATTATTAGCTTGCCCGCTGCTGGCCGCACCATCGAGGGCGACTCGTCCTCGAAGCTGGATGAGAGCAGCGAGGTGTCCAGCAAGTTGAAGTCATCGGGCGAAGCGGCTGGAGTGGGTGTATGCTCAGGTACCGAGCTCTCCACCAGGCCACGCACCTGAAGCGATTCCCCCGCCTGAATGAGCGTCTGCAGACGCTGCTGGGGAACGCTGATCTCGCCGCGATACATGAAGTCAACTATGGCCTGGACGACCCACCCACGAAAGTCCTTGAGCACGATGACAGGATGCTTGCAGGGGGTTTCGGCGAAGACACGCTGAAAGAAGGGCGAGCAGGCGGACAGCACCATTTTGTGAGCACGTATCGAGGTCTCGGCACAGACGAGAGTCACGTCCACCAGGGTCTTGGTCTGGAGCAGGGCGTCGAAGGCGCGCAGGATGTGATTCTGATGGTTGTTCCAGCGCAGGCTGTAATGATCCTGGGGAGCAGTCGAATTGGCGCCAATagtggtgggcgtggcaggcgGACTGTGCGTTGATCGATTGCTCGACGTTGCAGTTGCGGTTGTTATAGAAGTTGCCGccgttgttgcagttgttgttgctgtggcagatGCAGCTGCAGTGGCTGTTGCCGTTTGGCTCATGTTAAGGGGCAACGGTGGCGGCGTGGGCGGCGTTGTGGGCGGTGTGGCATGGACATGGGCGTGGCTCTGGCTGTGTGAAGGTGGCGGcaactgatgatgatgctgttgcagctgatgatgatgaggatgatgatgctgctgctggtgatgatgGTGATCCATGCTAGAcgctgtcgtcgtcatcgtcgtcggcGGCTTCGCCAGCAGTGGCAggggcagcggcaacggcagtGGCAACGCTAGCGGCGCTGGCGCCACCTGGCGGCCGTAGTCGTTCATGTGCAGGGCCAACGGCAGCGACGTCAGTTTGCAGCGTTTTATCAGCTCCTCGGCGTCCTTTAACATGCCCTGGCAAACGCGTTGTTGCCTCACGTGACGTGCTTCAAAGTTGTTGCACCTCGTTCACAGTCTGCTgaagagagatagacagagagagaaagagaaggataGAGTCAGTGATGGAGGCAAAGATTCAGGTTAAGCTCGAGGATAATGCTTTGTATAATGTATTCAAGCTCTGTACTCCTGACATATGCCATCTCGTGTATGTGTTGTGATAATATGTTAATGAGTCGCGgcatatatcatattttttcAAACCCCCTCTCATCCCTCCACCATTACTGTGCCTCATTTTCGGCAAATCCCAAGCACAAcaataagcaaaacaatgcacaGCAAAAGCTAAGAGCACAGGAGGCAGCGCAAAGAGCAACATGAGGCAATCACAGTCGGCTACGTGTCGTGTCGCGTATCCTTGAGGACATCACATGCAGATGTGTGATGTGTGATAATGGCTCACTCATCTCAGTCTCTGCCTCTGTTTTATTCTGTTCtatctgtttgtctgtctggctATATGAGTAtgtctgtgtttttgtttatctactggtaagacacacacaaacatgtGCACAGTGGGTTCTGCAGCTAGAAGAtccattttaatgaaatttcatttgtaatttaaagcTAGTGAAATTAATATTCGATTATTAATTAAGGGAAGTCAACTCGATTTAgtttaaaacttatttattttacagcaatttttttttataatattttaagtatgaatttaaatttcttgcTTCCATTTATAATTTCTAGTTCGTTTACTTTGTTAGTTGTTTATTGAGCGGaacttgaatttttaaatttaatttgcttatcttatgcttatttttatcaataatagtcctcaaaatgtatattttatttttattttaactttttcagCTACACATAgtaaaatgatatttattattaaaacaagtcgctataaatatttttaacaaaaataaaaaaattgaaaattaacaaCTGTTTTGCAACCACTGTACAGAGCTAAGCTTTTTTTTGCGACTCGGTGCGTGGCATCTAATTAATTCAGCAACTTTCTAGCTTGGTGTGACGTGGCATGCCCCTAACAGCGCATCACGCACCCCTTCCAACGGTCCACAATGCGTTGCACGCTGCGTGTGTGAATTTTTAAAAGAGTCGGCAGCTGCCTCGCAATGACAAATCTGAAGTCAGACACGACTAGTCAAATGCCAAATCCAATCTCTAaccccaaacccaaacccaagcCCATAGCACGGACCTGAGAAAATGTCTCCAACTGCCTGTCAGCGACGACAGTTggatgcaaaattaaaaaagtttacttttagcagggcaaaagcaaaataaacatttttatttacagtttGTTGCAGCGTCTTCATCTTGCAGCGGTTAAGCGGTTGCAAGTTGGCGCCAGAGACCCAAACCGCATATTAACAcatgcggctgctgctgttgtcgctgttgctgttgctgccagtCAACGACAGGATGCGGCACGAGGACACCCACGCACGCTTCAATGCAACAATGTGCAATTAGCAGctatgcggcatgtggcaagcggcGCGAAGCGACTCTTTTTTATCTTGCAACTCATTTGCGGTTGTCAACTGGAGATaaggcaacatttttatttatttactcgcACTTTACCTCTCAAGCGCCGTTAAAAGCGACACACTTTGCTTGCCACCTGAGTTGCGgcagagagtgagtgagatgGAAAGAGTTACCcgactttttaattaatgtcaAAGTAAGTCAGTCAATTCAGATTTAAAATGCTAACAGATGTGGAGAAGATGATGCaaagtttcaatttaaaatttgaatgcaaGTCATTAAATCTTGAGAATTAAATTGTCGACGatcagaaataaataaaagtatattttaatttacataataataaataatactttaaataaaagtatattttacttaacgttttattaaagtaatattatgaaaattagtTCTTCTAAtagtttttgtaaaataatgGCCAAAATTGATTAGAAATCAAAATAGATTCTTCTCGTATGTCTTTCGATTTCACTACATTTGAGTTAAATCCTTTCAAGCTTAAATTTTGATGATCCAACATACCATTAAATATCGTTAGCAAAGCGTACTTTAATTTCGAAATATCCTCTTTGAAGCTCTTTTCTGTTTGTATTAAAACATGAATAATAGACTTGAGTCTCTGTGATCAGCTTTGCATAATTATGGCACAATTCGTAGCACTGCTTAGCACTGGAATCACAAAAtgtgaatttgaaattagaTATGCTTATTGTAATCGAGTATTATTTTCGCTTTATTGCAGTTCAcatatgttttatttgtattattatttcaagcACACACAATAAATGGAAGATCGCACACGTTTAAAGTTCTGGTTCTGTTTCTGAGTTCGGTTCGATAACAAACAGAAACTGCGCGTTACCGTCGAGGGTTTGCCACAAACTGACTGaaagcaatgcaaataaatacgcAGCAAGTCGAAAGTACGCTTCACATGTGGATATGGATATGGTTAGAAACAGAGCTAGAGATAGAGGGAGATTCTGAGAGCAGCCCTCACAATCCGCACcctcaaaacacacacacacactcttgcatatatgtatatatggtgTGTGCGTGAGCATGTGTGagtctgtttgtgtttgtgtgggcAGGATCAGTGCTCGCTCTCAACTTGTTCTTGCTCTCGCATTCGACACGCCGCAATTTCCCATTTTCTGCAGGTGATAATCAGGTGTGTGTTGACACATGTACACTGaagtaaataaacacacaGCATGTAAATAATACAGCAGGTACTCGACAATACTGGACAAAGGTCCTGGCACACAGGTTTTCAACTGCTATTAAATGGCCGCTGACAGATCAATTTGTGGGCCAAACGCTGCGGGCAATAAACCAAAACCTTAATGTGcgtttatgtttgttttgagGGATCGAGTCTCAATTTGGTTGACAAATTTCATGGAATTGTTTGCGATTCATTTGAAAAATCCGCGTTTTATGATAGGCGCGATAgccaaaacacacacttttCAATAATACATATCAATCCGTTCATAATTGAGAcagttttaaattcattttaaaattcttttgcattgcgcacttttatatttactaaagTTTTTTTCTGGAAATTTATATAGTAGAATTCTTTTAAAagttcataattatttattttgaaaaaatgaagtttgtttttctatttaatgAACTAAATAcactatattttattatatgaaatCTTTTgagaaatttctttaaaatttttttttaataaataaatttgttgtatattttttaagtttatttttttgtaagtttgttatttttagctaattatttttaacacttttattTACCATTTCacgtttaattttattattgaattttcgaaagagttataaaaattgtttttatttattgttgttaatgtttGTAAATGCCGTTAGAATTACAAGACGTCCATCTTCAGGCAACGCACACAGATAACTGTCTCAGAAATAGTcttttttgccattcacatGTGAGCGCTCGAAATTGTATCACATACTTCTCAAAAAAGAGTTAACGGTATACAGTTTGGCGTCGGAATGAGATCGTAACGGTAACGGTAACGCCTCGCTTAGTATCTTCGCgagtcgtgtgtgtgtgtacgtgtgtgtccTGCGGTCGCGTGTATGTTTCGAACCGTTCAAACGTCACGAAGCGACTAATTCAAATGAAGTCGGCCCGAAAAAACAGATATGCGAGCCAAAGGCGGCGATGGCAGCGctaacgacgacgacgatgacggcGACGCCGGCAGCAGCGTCACATACACGCGACCCCACCACCCCCGCGCCAACCCCACGCCAACCCCGCACCCCTTCCCACCCACGTGCGCGCACACGTATGAGCAGGCGaggcacaaacaacaaacagcatgCGAAACACATGAGGATGCTCGGTGCTCGGGCTGGACGATAGAACGGAACGATGCGACGCACGAGTAATGTTAACGCCAGCGTCAACGTCTGCGTTTGCGTTGCGTCGACGCTGGCAGCGACGCAACGAAGTTTTTACTCCTTcgtcatataaaatatattttttgccttatcacaacaacaacaacaacaacaacagcagcagcagaaccAGTCGACGTCCTCGCACGTCAcgtataccaaaaaaatttattatacgtatacatacatacacagtACACGGTATACGAAATACATTTGCATACACATGCGTAGCAAAGCCGAAGCAGACAGCAACCGAGTGGCCTCGACACGAAGTGTACCAAAAACGAAAcgtaaaaaacaaatgcgaaaGAAGAGCGACACGAAAGAGCGacgcacccacacacatacaaacatacatacatacatgcatacacacatacatacatacatacgtggCATGTGGAGCTTTGCTCGCTCGTAAAGAGTAATAGCCACcaccaacatcaacaacaacgacgacaacaactgAGTCGTCACCCACCCCCGTTGACGCCAATGCCTCGTTGGCTCACATGGAGTttacgctcacacacacacacacacacacacacacacacacacacacacacacacacacacatacagcggCAGTTGTCACACGTTGGCAGCGACGTCGGCGTCAACTGCGCGTGAGTGtaacatttttcataaaagGGGCGCCAGCAGCGCTGCCAGCGTCGACATATCCTTTTTGGCCAGCACCAGCTTATGGAAAATACGAAAACTCAAAGCTGCGAGTTGAGTTTTTGCTTTCCAGTTGTATTTGtggcaatagcaacaacaacagccgctGGAGCGAgtcagagagcgagagcaagagagaaagCATACTGGCAAGAACAACCCAACGAAtaagtgagtgagagagagcaagcgtgtgagtgagagaaagTGCGCATATTGAAGGATataatgtgtgtatgtgtatatagaaTGTATGTAACTAACGTACGTGGCGCTCTGTCgcactgtctgtctgtgtctgtgtcggtgtgtgtgtgagtgttgagTGTGGAGCTCACATGTAAAGCTTTTTTGctaccgcacacacacacatacacacaactcTTCTGCTCATCTGGCGGAGACTGCGAC encodes the following:
- the LOC133843582 gene encoding protein jim lovell, giving the protein MLKDAEELIKRCKLTSLPLALHMNDYGRQVAPAPLALPLPLPLPLPLLAKPPTTMTTTASSMDHHHHQQQHHHPHHHQLQQHHHQLPPPSHSQSHAHVHATPPTTPPTPPPLPLNMSQTATATAAASATATTTATTAATSITTATATSSNRSTHSPPATPTTIGANSTAPQDHYSLRWNNHQNHILRAFDALLQTKTLVDVTLVCAETSIRAHKMVLSACSPFFQRVFAETPCKHPVIVLKDFRGWVVQAIVDFMYRGEISVPQQRLQTLIQAGESLQVRGLVESSVPEHTPTPAASPDDFNLLDTSLLSSSFEDESPSMVRPAAGKLIMPSRLFGNPASAMAALSLRRKREQESERELESDQELGGSSPMPRRKQARPRRRSGDVPHDFALNKTSETSLPAVDTIQAVIKHELRDDQEPSDKQRDGEDSPMGEEDEPPQSQQQQQQQSNEPEAEHETELEDVERGDRQQDKTGNSNQQTEQEIDEEDDEDQAHDHELDPEQEQDQEHDDHEHDHDHEHVHDLVDDEGPEQDEDEDEQDIEELIHTTNELRRQAAVAAANAAAMSPCPSDGPEDLCTTKKDKDTSNSHSSDGESNNNNNNNNSSKLQDNNQRIMLSLKDIRQLNAKPNATSTPSHTPNSCTPGNGLLSFPPPGLRPPGLPDSPPCHMEALEAQMHAAAAAAVAAAGAGEHPFHHMEHQMEMSLAAAAAAAAMHQREPRDPRETREQAMQREHNAFASNLLGPMGLPPFGGHNGVPLGGPGSGCPGQAPHERLEESMNRLSKEFGKEFGKDFGKEFGKDFGKDFCKEFAPTSPMSLPGHFNPPDGQPHPPSPLPFPGMSSALTLTPPHMFGLDSPLGLFPPGIDPGKLYNPLMEMSDPRDMPGGPPPFLKKKMPRPKGQHSAPRGGPPRSWTNTELTEALQHVWNKKMTTSQASRIFGIPYNSLLMYVRGKYGKSLKLEQLRKDCISGPPIEMLQMGISGGGGGSSKSEKKERKEKDKDKNGSGSNSANSSGNNGSAGNPNASGPGGPPPLPHPNDLGPLGPLDLELGLPLGPPAGPRSGSSEPDLLSGPNALFNPFNPQGFYPDFAGGFPGLPLSMLNLLPPAERHHAAVAMHHLGVSMDEDCKSVGSKQSSSLDDDFAASGLPLALEQRRHSEVGSNGAQALAQANGAGQD